The nucleotide window AGGTGATCCCGCTCAAAACGAAGAACGCGACCGGGAAGGGAGGAGCGGGCCAGGCATTGCCGTGGACCTGCAGCTTCCACGGTCGAGGGAGCCATCATGACCATCAAGCTCAAGTGCCTTTCGCACACGCCTCTGCGTGGCCTGAACGATCCCGCGCCGGAGGTGATCGCCGAAGTCGATGCGGTGCTGGCCCGCGCCCGCGCCGATGTGGAAGCATTCGACCCCGAGCTGATCGTGATTTTCGCGCCGGATCACTATAACGGCCTCTTCTACGATCTGATGCCGCCATTCGTTATTGCAACGGCGGCGAAGTCGGTCGGGGATTACATGACTTTGCCGGGTCCGCTCTCGGTGGAGCGCGATCTGGCGCTCGAGCTGGCGCGCTTCATCCTCGATCACGACGTGGACATCTCCCTGTCCCATCGCCTGCAAGTGGATCACGGCTGCACCCAGACCCTGGAAGAGCTGACCGGCAGCCTCACGCGCTATCCGGTGATCCCCATCATCATCAATTCGGTGGCGCCCCCCTTTGCGCCCTATCGGCGGATCCGCCGCCTCGGCGAAGTGGTCGGACAATTCATCGCCACCCTCGACAAGCGGGTGCTGGTGCTGGGCACCGGCGGGCTGTCCCACGAGCCTCCGGTGCCGCTTCTGGAGGGCGCGCCCGAAGCCATCGGCGAATTCCTGATCTGCGGGCGCAATCCCACCCCCGAAGCGCGCGCCGCCCGGCAGGAGCGCACCATCGCCGCCGGCAAGATCTACGGCACCGAGCTGTCCGCGCAGACCCCTCTCAATGCCGAGTGGGATCAGGCCTTCATCGACCTTCTGCTGGATGCCCGGCTCGACGCCGTGGACGACTTCAGCATCGAGGAAATCTCGAAGGAAGCCGGCCGCTCCACCCATGAGGTCCGCACCTGGGTGGCGGCGTTCGCGGCGCTTGCGGCGGCCCGGGGCGGCTACAGCGCGCACCGCGACTACTACCGCCCGATCAATGAATGGATCGCCGGCTACGGCGTCATGAGCGCCGAGCCACGCTGACAGCGTGCATGCGAAGCCCAGCGAGGAACGCCAGGAGAATCAGGATGTTGGACAGATCAAGCTGCACGCCCACCGAGGCCGAGATTGTCGCCCGCGCCGAGGCGATGGTGCCCTGGCTGCGGGAGCAGGCCGACGCCGTCGAGAAGGCACGCATGGTGCCGGCCGCGACCATCCAGGCGTTCCAGGATGCGGGCTTTTTCCGCATCCTCCAGCCGCGCCGCTGGGGCGGCTACGAAATGAGCCCCAACGTGCTCAACAAGGTGCTGATGGAGCTTGCCCGCGGCTGCCCGTCCAGCGCGTGGAACGTGATGGTTCTGGGTGTCCATCCGTTCGAGGTGGGCCTGCTCGACCAGCGCTGCGGCGACGAATTGTGGGGCGAGGACACGAGCCGGCTGGTCTCGTCTTCCTACGCCCCGTTCGGAACCGTGACGGCGGTGGATGGCGGCTATGTCCTGAAGGGCGAGTGGCTCACCTCCAGCGGCTGCGACCATGCGGAGGGCGGCGCCTTCCTCGGCGGTCGCGTGGCGGAGAATGGCGAGCAGGTGTTCCGCTCCTTCTGGGTGCAGAAGTCCGATTTCGAGATCGTCGATGACTGGTTCGTGGTGGGCCTCGCCGGCACCGGCAGCAAGAAGCTGGTGGTGAAGGAAGCGTTCGTTCCGTCCTATCGCAGCCACGTCATCGCCGCCTACGGCGAGGAGACCCACGGCCACGTGGATAATCTCTACAAAATGCCGTTCTTCTATGTGTTCTATGCGGCGGTGTCTTCGGTCATCGTCGGCATGGCCCGCGGCATGGTGGACCTCTACGTCGAGCACATGAAGCCCCGGCAGAACCTGAACCAGGCCGTCGGCGCGGCGGTGAACGACCCCTTCATCAAGGGCCGGCTGGGCGAGGCCTCCGCCAAGATCCTGGGCGCGGCCGCCCGTATCCTGCACAACACCGACGAGGCCTGGAGCTTTGCCGAGCGCGGCGAACTGGTGCCCATCGACGTGCGCGTGCGCCACTTCGCCACCAACCAGTTCACCGGCGGCGAATGCTTCG belongs to Xanthobacter autotrophicus Py2 and includes:
- a CDS encoding Extradiol ring-cleavage dioxygenase class III protein subunit B (PFAM: Extradiol ring-cleavage dioxygenase class III protein subunit B~KEGG: dar:Daro_0901 extradiol ring-cleavage dioxygenase, class III enzyme, subunit B), with product MTIKLKCLSHTPLRGLNDPAPEVIAEVDAVLARARADVEAFDPELIVIFAPDHYNGLFYDLMPPFVIATAAKSVGDYMTLPGPLSVERDLALELARFILDHDVDISLSHRLQVDHGCTQTLEELTGSLTRYPVIPIIINSVAPPFAPYRRIRRLGEVVGQFIATLDKRVLVLGTGGLSHEPPVPLLEGAPEAIGEFLICGRNPTPEARAARQERTIAAGKIYGTELSAQTPLNAEWDQAFIDLLLDARLDAVDDFSIEEISKEAGRSTHEVRTWVAAFAALAAARGGYSAHRDYYRPINEWIAGYGVMSAEPR
- a CDS encoding Acyl-CoA dehydrogenase type 2 domain (PFAM: Acyl-CoA dehydrogenase type 2 domain~KEGG: dar:Daro_0902 hypothetical protein); the protein is MLDRSSCTPTEAEIVARAEAMVPWLREQADAVEKARMVPAATIQAFQDAGFFRILQPRRWGGYEMSPNVLNKVLMELARGCPSSAWNVMVLGVHPFEVGLLDQRCGDELWGEDTSRLVSSSYAPFGTVTAVDGGYVLKGEWLTSSGCDHAEGGAFLGGRVAENGEQVFRSFWVQKSDFEIVDDWFVVGLAGTGSKKLVVKEAFVPSYRSHVIAAYGEETHGHVDNLYKMPFFYVFYAAVSSVIVGMARGMVDLYVEHMKPRQNLNQAVGAAVNDPFIKGRLGEASAKILGAAARILHNTDEAWSFAERGELVPIDVRVRHFATNQFTGGECFDAAHMIFKKTSTRGVWLNNPMQRQLRDILVGANHITQNQDNIGDLLGGQMLGNPMPAANPFGVRP